The window TATTAGGGTTGAGTAAGTTGATCAATAGGGATAATGGCCATCTCTGCACTGTTGTTGTTCCACAGTTCTCGACCTTCGCCTTCCGGCCGACCCACTTTTCCACCATTGTTGGAATAACCAATGTAAAGTTTACCTTCGTGTTCTACCGCATGAGGATAGGCCAATGCGGCATTGGGGTGGGATTCACCTATACCTTCAGGAAAATCTGCGTGTCGTATCACAAAGATCTTTGAAAAGAGTAATTCACCCGGTTGACTAAGTGCAATGGTTAAGGTTTTTCTTGATTTTTTGACACCTTCATAAGTTGCTCCTATTAAATAGTACTCACCGGAGCTCAAGCGTCCGGAGTAGGGCTTTGAAGTGGACATGGGTAAATTACTTGGGCTAACTTTAGACCAAGTTTGTCCATAATCAGCACTTTTTGAGGCCAAAGCAATGGCTTCTTCACCCCATCGGGCAATGTTAATGATATTGGGTCCATCAATTAATATTGAACTCTCCCCCCAGACATTTTTTGTTTCGATAGGTATCACCACCACATTCCAATCTGTAAAATCATCTCCACTACTAATGGCTACGGCAGGAGGGTTGTTACCACTTCCAATCTCATTAACTTGAAAGCCAGAGATTATCCAATTGCCATTGTCCATTTTTTCGGGAGTTGTTAGAGGCCAAAAATTATCCTTTGCCACGATGCCCTTATCCACCCAAGTGTCTGTATTTTCATCAAGAAGATAAGCCCGCATGCGAAGGTTTTCCATAATGCCATCGTATTCTCCATGAAAAGCCCATAA of the Cyclobacterium marinum DSM 745 genome contains:
- a CDS encoding exo-alpha-sialidase; translation: MRVTVLLMAILVTIPIMAQENFPLWKPSEKLPELSAIPTIDDIKFSVIKPFEFDKDGYRFLHGVALIWHKYKLYASFGHNKNGENTVTEEANYRVSEDGGKTWGPLKNIGGGGKVAVSHGEFLSYKGQLWAFHGEYDGIMENLRMRAYLLDENTDTWVDKGIVAKDNFWPLTTPEKMDNGNWIISGFQVNEIGSGNNPPAVAISSGDDFTDWNVVVIPIETKNVWGESSILIDGPNIINIARWGEEAIALASKSADYGQTWSKVSPSNLPMSTSKPYSGRLSSGEYYLIGATYEGVKKSRKTLTIALSQPGELLFSKIFVIRHADFPEGIGESHPNAALAYPHAVEHEGKLYIGYSNNGGKVGRPEGEGRELWNNNSAEMAIIPIDQLTQP